In Falsibacillus albus, one genomic interval encodes:
- a CDS encoding GDYXXLXY domain-containing protein, whose protein sequence is MAQLRLIRTGYLMAISLLLAGISYFFASNWQGFDREEKVVFSVSIFIIFYLVSFIVSKLLERHLFLSRWTMVAGAVSFGISVGLIGQIYNSHADSYWLFLIWLLPALIFSIVTKYQPFYIMSFILANLAFAFYYDPQGYSIDWVPWKEFILLFSAAIVNLLLASFAAKGIFHSPVIKYMGLIIFHLYSLYLGIVHEFHGFGWFMNALYIVLLTLSFYYFLKVNPHKGLVFLTGTASAVFIVMKGLELMSEFYQEFFFFILLGAAVLLVAGSVWLLKYISSHPMNRVLRNMIIMSVTFIATIFAVAAIFGITTLIFSDINFAIWFFLSLIILAAPSLYFKWTPPIRYTMLSTGYAIMFLSSSFNDKVFYQVFLLAVLILGMWRVSSIGMRVFHYLLINAEAFILLNQWTHEFRWIGLIIFVLNLSCYFLRKMEKQIRWTAIVLGLSNFLGLTMLENIPSALYFLYNIGFFVLMIVIIYISKRNKMHIEWCIGWIFWFIFLANKYYDLAWNLFNKSLSLLIMGIIFLAFSIYFDRKYPEKVREGVSFVQKKGLPILVVVLLQIGLISYQAASNENLLRSGSYIRLSIEPMELRSFMQGDYLHINYNINTIPELQNKLQAKRKIQVVLRKDLDGYWKYAGYYQHDGNWNKPYEKEAGDVIINGTYVGWENIEYGIEKYFLADDIQRVFSNGANTAYVRVSENGNAIIYKLTKE, encoded by the coding sequence ATGGCTCAGCTTCGATTGATCCGAACGGGTTACTTAATGGCGATAAGTTTGCTTCTTGCAGGGATATCTTACTTTTTTGCTTCTAATTGGCAGGGATTTGACCGAGAAGAAAAAGTCGTTTTTAGCGTATCAATCTTCATTATATTCTATTTAGTGAGCTTTATCGTATCAAAGCTATTAGAAAGGCATCTATTCTTAAGCAGATGGACGATGGTCGCAGGGGCCGTTTCTTTCGGGATATCAGTCGGTCTTATCGGTCAGATCTATAATTCCCACGCAGACAGTTATTGGCTATTTTTAATCTGGCTTTTGCCTGCACTAATATTTTCCATCGTTACGAAGTATCAGCCCTTTTACATCATGAGCTTCATTTTGGCCAACCTTGCATTTGCATTCTATTATGACCCACAAGGATACTCGATAGATTGGGTGCCTTGGAAAGAGTTTATATTATTATTTTCAGCCGCGATCGTCAATCTTTTATTGGCATCTTTTGCAGCAAAGGGGATTTTTCATTCCCCGGTCATCAAATATATGGGACTGATCATCTTTCACTTATATTCACTTTATTTGGGCATCGTCCATGAATTTCATGGATTTGGCTGGTTCATGAATGCTTTATATATTGTTTTGCTCACCTTATCATTCTATTATTTCCTTAAAGTCAATCCCCATAAAGGGCTGGTCTTCCTTACAGGAACTGCTTCAGCAGTTTTCATCGTCATGAAAGGGCTTGAACTGATGTCAGAGTTTTATCAAGAGTTCTTTTTCTTTATACTTTTGGGCGCAGCCGTCTTATTGGTCGCTGGCAGTGTATGGCTTCTAAAATACATCAGTTCACATCCCATGAATCGAGTCCTTCGGAACATGATCATCATGAGCGTGACGTTCATTGCCACCATTTTTGCCGTTGCGGCGATTTTTGGCATCACTACATTAATCTTCAGTGATATTAACTTCGCCATCTGGTTTTTTCTTAGTTTAATCATACTTGCAGCGCCATCACTTTATTTTAAATGGACGCCTCCCATCCGCTACACGATGCTTTCGACTGGCTATGCCATCATGTTCCTTTCCTCTTCGTTCAATGACAAAGTATTTTATCAAGTATTTCTTCTTGCCGTTTTGATTCTGGGGATGTGGAGAGTTTCGTCCATCGGCATGAGGGTGTTTCATTATTTGCTTATTAATGCAGAGGCATTTATCCTTCTCAATCAATGGACGCATGAATTCCGATGGATCGGGTTAATAATATTCGTCTTGAATCTATCATGCTATTTTCTAAGGAAAATGGAGAAACAAATAAGGTGGACCGCAATTGTCCTCGGTTTGTCCAATTTCTTAGGGCTGACAATGCTGGAAAACATCCCTTCTGCACTATACTTCCTATACAATATCGGCTTTTTCGTGTTGATGATCGTGATTATTTATATCTCAAAGCGAAATAAAATGCACATCGAGTGGTGCATCGGCTGGATATTTTGGTTCATATTTCTTGCCAATAAATATTACGATCTAGCATGGAATTTGTTCAATAAATCCCTGTCCCTTCTCATAATGGGAATCATCTTTCTAGCTTTTTCCATTTATTTTGATAGAAAATATCCTGAAAAAGTCAGGGAGGGAGTATCATTTGTACAGAAAAAAGGGCTCCCGATCCTGGTTGTGGTCCTACTGCAGATCGGGTTGATCAGCTATCAGGCGGCATCGAATGAGAACTTGCTGAGAAGCGGATCTTATATTCGACTATCCATAGAGCCGATGGAATTGCGTTCGTTTATGCAAGGAGATTATCTGCATATCAATTATAACATCAACACGATCCCTGAATTGCAAAATAAGCTCCAAGCGAAAAGGAAAATTCAGGTTGTTCTAAGAAAGGACCTGGATGGATATTGGAAGTATGCAGGCTATTATCAGCATGATGGAAATTGGAACAAACCTTATGAAAAGGAAGCTGGAGATGTCATCATAAATGGTACGTATGTCGGCTGGGAAAATATTGAATACGGGATCGAAAAATATTTTCTTGCCGATGATATTCAGCGTGTATTTAGCAACGGCGCCAATACCGCTTACGT
- a CDS encoding 2'-5' RNA ligase family protein, producing the protein MYAAVLHFEDKAEKEIKRIWHSLSKEGITDYAFEIKHRNPHITMASYEQLPLDQFESEFMSHFNHVSSFTLSFQTLGTFIQSGALFLSPVPTGSFMQIHEDYHRNFIKYQDPNSLYVPEKWIPHCTLANRLNDAKLLEALHHCTRILGPIQAKVTEAALIQVCKDEAPTLFKAELI; encoded by the coding sequence ATGTACGCTGCGGTGCTTCATTTTGAAGATAAAGCAGAAAAGGAGATCAAAAGAATTTGGCATTCATTATCCAAAGAAGGTATCACGGATTATGCATTTGAAATCAAACATCGCAATCCACACATCACAATGGCAAGCTATGAACAACTTCCGTTAGATCAATTTGAAAGTGAATTTATGAGCCACTTTAATCATGTTTCCAGCTTCACTCTTTCCTTTCAAACATTGGGAACCTTTATCCAATCAGGAGCTCTCTTCCTGTCACCGGTACCTACTGGTTCATTCATGCAGATTCATGAGGATTATCACCGAAATTTTATAAAGTATCAGGACCCAAATTCATTATATGTTCCAGAAAAATGGATCCCCCATTGTACATTGGCCAATCGTTTAAATGATGCAAAGCTTCTGGAAGCATTGCATCACTGTACTCGAATTCTTGGTCCCATTCAGGCCAAGGTGACGGAAGCTGCACTCATTCAAGTGTGCAAAGATGAAGCTCCGACTTTGTTCAAAGCTGAATTAATTTAA
- a CDS encoding GNAT family N-acetyltransferase produces the protein MEIVQFYDNDSDIEKIGELYCRTFLGKEYSLEDKEHAIKNIKKHANYHGFFGLKALDEEGNLIGFTYGYESLPGQFYREKIAYQLSAIERDTWLSNCFEFVEIAVNHSYKRLGIASKLHDTLLQNINLKTAVLTTGTDNRPAINLYIKEGWKLIKKDAPVLSENNLQVIMGKVLS, from the coding sequence GTGGAAATTGTACAATTTTATGATAATGACTCTGACATAGAAAAAATTGGAGAACTATATTGTAGGACATTTTTAGGAAAGGAATATTCACTTGAAGATAAGGAACATGCTATAAAAAATATAAAGAAACATGCAAATTATCATGGTTTTTTCGGTTTGAAAGCCTTAGATGAAGAGGGTAATTTAATTGGTTTTACATATGGATATGAAAGTTTGCCTGGCCAGTTTTATAGAGAAAAAATTGCCTATCAGTTATCAGCGATTGAGAGGGATACTTGGTTATCCAATTGTTTTGAATTTGTTGAAATAGCAGTAAACCATTCATATAAACGACTTGGTATAGCAAGTAAATTGCATGACACTTTATTGCAGAACATTAATCTTAAAACGGCTGTTTTAACTACTGGCACCGATAATAGGCCGGCAATTAATTTATACATAAAGGAAGGGTGGAAATTAATTAAAAAAGATGCCCCTGTTCTCTCGGAAAATAACTTACAAGTAATAATGGGAAAAGTACTAAGCTGA
- a CDS encoding NUDIX hydrolase: protein MEETLNIFNENYQRIGEASRDEVHDKGYWHETFQCWCYSCFEGTPYIYFQMRSPEKKDYPNQLDITAAGHILANETLEDGVRELEEELGIESVDPDELEYAGMIKNEIITTSITDREFCHVYLYQLVEGFQFDIQEEELSGIFHTPLEEFIKLIEGDAKSIKADGFFQKDMCRVEKTLEVTKEDFVPHDHAYYKALGPVFRGITDPKPK, encoded by the coding sequence ATGGAAGAGACTCTAAACATATTCAATGAAAACTATCAAAGGATTGGCGAGGCATCGAGAGATGAGGTACATGATAAAGGATATTGGCATGAGACGTTTCAATGCTGGTGTTACTCATGTTTTGAGGGAACTCCATATATTTACTTTCAAATGAGGAGTCCAGAGAAAAAGGATTATCCTAATCAATTGGATATCACTGCTGCCGGCCATATCCTGGCCAATGAAACCTTGGAGGATGGTGTGCGTGAGCTGGAGGAGGAACTGGGGATCGAATCAGTTGACCCGGATGAATTAGAGTATGCGGGTATGATAAAAAATGAAATCATCACAACTTCCATCACCGATCGTGAATTTTGTCATGTGTATTTATACCAGTTAGTTGAAGGATTTCAATTTGATATTCAAGAAGAGGAACTTTCAGGTATCTTCCATACACCATTGGAAGAATTCATCAAGCTCATAGAAGGTGATGCGAAGTCAATCAAGGCAGATGGCTTTTTCCAGAAAGACATGTGTCGAGTTGAAAAGACATTGGAAGTCACAAAAGAGGATTTCGTTCCACATGACCATGCTTATTATAAGGCACTTGGCCCCGTCTTTAGGGGAATTACAGATCCTAAACCAAAATAA
- a CDS encoding RNA polymerase sigma factor, which produces MDVIFESRMGFDEVFAKFHKLIYQIGYRMIKDVGLAEDIMQETFLKAYKKMDSIEDQNKLGAWLSSIATRTAIDFIRKEKRLKETMVDDTDITIIKQGNQESGIVENEVELLFMKENIHEKILLLPDCQKEVFLLRIQFGLKEHEIAEKLHLKPATVKTRMYRARKQLKLMMNCRESA; this is translated from the coding sequence ATGGACGTGATTTTTGAGTCCAGAATGGGTTTTGATGAGGTTTTTGCCAAGTTTCATAAGCTGATTTACCAAATCGGCTATCGCATGATCAAAGATGTTGGATTGGCGGAAGATATCATGCAGGAAACCTTTCTCAAAGCCTATAAAAAAATGGATTCCATTGAAGATCAGAATAAGCTCGGTGCCTGGCTGTCATCAATTGCAACGAGAACCGCTATCGATTTCATCCGCAAAGAAAAGAGATTAAAAGAAACTATGGTCGATGATACCGATATCACCATTATTAAACAAGGAAATCAAGAAAGCGGTATTGTAGAAAACGAAGTGGAACTGCTGTTCATGAAAGAGAATATTCATGAAAAAATTCTCCTTCTGCCTGATTGCCAAAAAGAAGTATTTCTGCTCCGCATCCAATTTGGCTTGAAGGAGCATGAAATTGCTGAAAAACTTCATCTAAAACCTGCCACTGTAAAAACGAGAATGTATCGTGCGAGAAAACAGTTAAAATTAATGATGAACTGCCGTGAAAGCGCATGA